A genomic stretch from Candidatus Nitrososphaera gargensis Ga9.2 includes:
- a CDS encoding AMP-binding protein, with amino-acid sequence MPAEEKYVFTPLPELMAKSNIARFMNRHGISGWRQLVEKANSDIGWYWDAVNEDLSIDWFQRYDKTFDSSAGIPWTKWFVNGKCNIVANAVDKHAKSQPDKVAYIFADEHGSKKITYGELDEQVSRLAGALAGAGIKKGDVVAIYMPMIPEAFYAIFACSKMGAVHTTIFSGFSAQALRSRLIDSNAKLLITADTVSRRGKEIHLAGQWQKAVQGTKVRRIITVGRDYQDFVKSAPRAKTEVMDAEDPLFILYTSGTTGEPKGTLQVHGGFTVVAAQQTAYLIDMKPDDVLFWYADIGWITGQVWVVYGSPIIGGTALVYDNTLDYPTADAWCRLIEDHKVSIFGAAPTAIRLFMKKNVQAGNYDFSSLRVLAATGEPINAEAWQWYFENVGKKRCPVINLSGGTEIGGAILSALPVMPLKECTVGCQIPGFDADVFDDSGKRASEGYLVIKKPWPSMTRGLLNNPGRFIDTYWSKYKDVWYHGDIVLVDPDGLWYMRGRADDVIKVAGHRIGTAEVEAAAASHPAVAEAVAVGRPDELKGEAIVVCVVVKDDGSHSTNGNNNNNLKQEIIRCVEGSIGKFARPEEVRIVAELPKTRTGKLVRRLVRAKVAGENIASQDLSTVENPWSLDGI; translated from the coding sequence TTGCCTGCCGAGGAAAAGTATGTGTTCACCCCATTGCCAGAGCTCATGGCTAAAAGCAACATTGCGCGCTTTATGAACAGGCACGGCATTTCGGGCTGGCGCCAGCTGGTAGAGAAAGCCAACAGCGACATTGGCTGGTACTGGGACGCAGTCAATGAGGATCTCAGCATCGATTGGTTCCAGAGATACGACAAGACGTTTGATTCGTCTGCAGGCATTCCTTGGACAAAGTGGTTCGTAAACGGCAAGTGCAACATTGTAGCCAATGCGGTCGACAAGCACGCAAAGAGCCAGCCTGACAAGGTGGCGTACATTTTTGCAGACGAGCATGGATCTAAAAAGATCACGTATGGCGAGCTTGACGAGCAGGTGAGCAGGCTTGCGGGAGCGCTGGCAGGAGCGGGCATCAAAAAGGGCGATGTAGTCGCGATCTATATGCCAATGATCCCGGAGGCGTTCTACGCCATCTTTGCCTGCTCCAAGATGGGAGCGGTCCACACTACAATCTTTTCAGGGTTCTCTGCGCAGGCGCTCCGCTCCAGGCTCATTGATTCAAATGCGAAATTGCTGATAACTGCAGACACTGTCAGTCGGCGGGGCAAAGAAATCCATCTCGCAGGCCAGTGGCAAAAAGCCGTGCAGGGCACAAAAGTTAGAAGGATAATCACGGTCGGCCGCGACTACCAGGACTTTGTGAAGAGTGCGCCAAGGGCCAAGACAGAGGTGATGGACGCAGAAGATCCGCTTTTCATCCTCTATACGTCCGGCACCACCGGCGAGCCCAAGGGCACGCTGCAGGTGCACGGCGGCTTTACTGTGGTCGCGGCGCAGCAGACCGCGTACCTTATTGACATGAAGCCTGACGACGTGCTGTTCTGGTATGCAGACATTGGCTGGATAACGGGTCAGGTCTGGGTGGTCTATGGCAGCCCGATAATTGGCGGGACCGCGCTTGTCTATGACAACACGCTGGACTACCCCACAGCAGATGCGTGGTGCAGGCTCATCGAAGACCACAAGGTAAGCATCTTTGGCGCGGCGCCTACGGCGATCAGGCTGTTTATGAAAAAAAACGTGCAGGCCGGCAACTACGATTTTTCGTCGCTCCGCGTTCTGGCGGCGACAGGCGAGCCGATAAACGCCGAGGCATGGCAGTGGTACTTTGAAAACGTGGGGAAGAAGCGATGTCCTGTCATAAACCTGTCCGGCGGCACGGAAATCGGCGGTGCGATACTGAGCGCGCTGCCTGTGATGCCGCTCAAAGAGTGCACGGTCGGGTGCCAGATACCCGGCTTTGATGCAGACGTTTTTGACGACTCGGGCAAGAGGGCAAGCGAAGGCTACCTAGTCATCAAAAAGCCGTGGCCCTCCATGACGCGGGGGCTCTTGAACAACCCTGGCAGGTTCATAGACACCTACTGGTCAAAGTACAAGGACGTCTGGTATCACGGCGACATTGTGCTTGTCGATCCAGACGGGCTGTGGTACATGCGGGGGCGCGCCGACGACGTCATAAAGGTGGCGGGCCACAGGATCGGGACTGCAGAGGTTGAGGCGGCAGCCGCGTCGCATCCGGCGGTCGCAGAGGCGGTGGCTGTCGGCAGGCCCGACGAGCTCAAAGGCGAGGCGATAGTGGTGTGCGTCGTGGTAAAGGACGACGGCAGCCATAGCACGAATGGCAACAATAACAACAACTTGAAGCAAGAGATCATCAGGTGTGTGGAAGGATCGATAGGAAAGTTCGCCCGGCCTGAAGAAGTGAGGATAGTGGCCGAGCTACCAAAGACCAGAACCGGCAAGCTTGTGAGGCGGCTGGTCAGGGCAAAGGTTGCCGGCGAGAATATCGCCAGCCAAGATTTGTCAACTGTAGAGAACCCGTGGTCGCTAGACGGCATCTAG
- a CDS encoding metalloregulator ArsR/SmtB family transcription factor — MGSPWKAIADDNRRQVLLLLKDKERTPSEIATHFDFTLPALSTHLKVLRDAGLVNERREGQNRYYSVNRDAMSEMMRFFDLFWDDRLKSLKEYVENKERKKRK, encoded by the coding sequence ATGGGTTCGCCATGGAAAGCCATTGCTGACGACAACCGCCGGCAGGTACTTTTGCTTTTGAAGGACAAAGAAAGGACACCAAGCGAGATTGCAACACATTTTGACTTTACGCTGCCCGCCCTGTCCACACACCTCAAGGTGCTCAGGGACGCCGGGCTTGTCAACGAGCGCAGGGAAGGCCAGAACAGGTACTACTCTGTCAACAGGGACGCAATGTCGGAGATGATGCGGTTCTTTGACCTCTTCTGGGACGATCGGCTAAAGAGCCTCAAAGAATACGTCGAGAACAAGGAGAGGAAAAAGAGGAAATGA
- the hflX gene encoding GTPase HflX, whose amino-acid sequence MMAFQRKAILITYPVDQAIKEAISLADAAGYEIVDTVTQRQITRSRFGIGRGKAEEVKELVEELRPDVIIFDEVIKPTQMYNLASLCKVEIVDRERLILEIFERRASTTESQIQIKLAQLRYDMARAREKVRLARAGEQPGFYGLGKYEADIYFLDIRKRAAVLKKKLEKEETRRQLHRNQRTRAGLPTVSLAGYTSAGKTTLFNKLTGEAKATDKQIFITLSTFTRAIDLHGDKVLLNDTVGFISKLPAYMIDAFKSTLDELTYASLVLLVIDISEPIEEVARKYDSSLDVINEFKVPATKIIHVLNKVDLTTIEDAFDKAGQLGILDTKRVIPVSAKTGYNINQLKNLIRTVLFEMEKGEDAEVKEERVEKEEQG is encoded by the coding sequence ATGATGGCATTCCAGAGAAAGGCCATCCTCATAACGTATCCTGTCGATCAGGCGATAAAAGAGGCAATATCGCTTGCAGACGCGGCTGGCTACGAGATCGTTGACACCGTGACTCAGCGCCAGATCACAAGATCGAGGTTTGGCATCGGGCGCGGCAAAGCAGAGGAAGTCAAAGAGCTCGTTGAAGAACTCAGGCCGGACGTCATCATATTTGACGAAGTGATCAAGCCTACCCAGATGTACAACCTAGCCAGCCTTTGCAAGGTGGAAATAGTGGACAGGGAGCGGCTTATTCTGGAGATTTTTGAGCGGCGCGCAAGCACAACCGAGTCACAGATCCAGATCAAGCTTGCACAGCTGCGCTACGACATGGCAAGGGCAAGGGAAAAGGTCAGGCTTGCAAGGGCGGGCGAGCAGCCCGGTTTCTATGGGCTTGGCAAGTACGAGGCGGACATCTATTTTCTTGACATCAGGAAGCGGGCGGCAGTTCTGAAGAAAAAGCTGGAAAAGGAGGAGACCAGGCGCCAGCTGCACAGGAACCAGAGGACAAGGGCGGGCCTGCCAACTGTTTCGCTTGCCGGCTATACGTCTGCAGGCAAGACCACGCTTTTCAACAAGCTCACGGGCGAGGCCAAGGCCACCGATAAGCAGATCTTTATCACGCTGTCCACGTTTACCCGCGCAATCGACCTGCATGGCGACAAGGTACTGCTCAATGACACGGTTGGCTTTATCAGCAAGCTGCCCGCGTACATGATCGACGCTTTCAAGTCAACGCTTGACGAGCTCACCTATGCAAGCCTAGTGCTTTTGGTGATAGATATCAGCGAGCCCATAGAAGAGGTTGCCAGAAAATACGATAGCTCGCTTGATGTGATAAATGAGTTCAAGGTACCTGCAACAAAGATAATCCATGTCCTCAACAAAGTAGACCTGACTACTATCGAGGACGCGTTTGACAAGGCCGGACAGCTGGGCATTCTGGACACCAAGCGCGTGATCCCGGTGTCGGCCAAGACCGGCTACAACATCAACCAGTTAAAGAATCTGATAAGGACGGTGCTGTTTGAAATGGAGAAGGGAGAGGATGCGGAAGTAAAGGAAGAGCGCGTGGAGAAGGAAGAGCAGGGATGA
- a CDS encoding DDE-type integrase/transposase/recombinase: MLLHVRNEKNDANMTLENKENHTNRKFDNHCSWLWNLMDSTTRFWICSRITQKRSINDARSVFVEMKQRAPLPKAIIHDGLGSYNEAIFREYFTLKNPRVKDIRSISVRNEGLNSRAP, encoded by the coding sequence ATGCTTTTGCACGTCAGAAACGAAAAGAACGATGCCAATATGACGCTTGAGAACAAAGAAAATCACACCAACCGCAAATTCGATAATCATTGTTCTTGGCTATGGAACTTGATGGACAGTACAACTAGATTCTGGATATGCTCCCGAATTACACAAAAGAGGTCAATCAATGATGCTAGGTCAGTCTTTGTAGAAATGAAGCAGCGTGCCCCATTACCAAAAGCGATAATTCATGATGGTTTGGGTTCGTACAATGAAGCAATCTTCAGAGAATACTTCACTTTGAAGAATCCGCGTGTTAAGGATATTCGCAGCATATCAGTTAGAAATGAAGGTTTGAACTCTAGAGCGCCTTAA
- a CDS encoding diacylglycerol/polyprenol kinase family protein produces the protein MSKVDDRHLGSNGRYALIRKELFRKAIHIFGFSIPFISLVAGVYYAAAIIIALAAVYSVSEYFRLKGRSFPVLTAVTKAAMRNAAEGEEEKQDTFVKAPLYFAAGILASLLMFPAPFNYATIAVITLGDGFASIAGRLYGKNKIPYTCGKTVEGSLAGFVCAFAGAAIFISPATALIAATIGMVIELLPLRVTDNLTVPLLSGLTISIIGNL, from the coding sequence ATGTCAAAAGTAGATGACAGGCATTTGGGCAGCAATGGGCGGTACGCCTTGATCAGAAAAGAGCTGTTCAGAAAGGCGATACACATCTTTGGGTTCTCCATACCATTCATATCGCTTGTAGCGGGGGTTTACTATGCCGCGGCGATCATAATAGCCCTCGCCGCGGTATATTCTGTCTCTGAATACTTCCGCCTCAAGGGGCGCAGCTTTCCAGTGTTGACCGCTGTCACAAAGGCAGCGATGCGCAATGCGGCAGAAGGAGAAGAAGAAAAGCAGGACACCTTTGTCAAGGCTCCATTGTATTTTGCTGCCGGGATACTGGCGTCCCTTTTGATGTTCCCCGCGCCTTTCAACTACGCCACCATAGCGGTCATTACGCTGGGAGACGGCTTTGCGTCAATAGCCGGCAGGCTGTATGGAAAGAACAAGATCCCCTATACCTGCGGCAAGACCGTTGAAGGCAGCCTCGCGGGTTTCGTCTGCGCGTTTGCTGGCGCTGCAATTTTCATCTCTCCCGCAACGGCGCTAATAGCAGCGACAATCGGCATGGTGATCGAGCTTCTTCCGCTGCGCGTCACTGACAATCTGACAGTTCCCTTGCTGTCCGGACTGACCATATCAATAATCGGGAACCTGTGA
- a CDS encoding tRNA (cytidine(56)-2'-O)-methyltransferase produces MKVSVLRIGHRLVRDDRVTTHAALVARAFGADRIYMTGVDQSVSDTVAGVTKRWGGKFEVQVIQDWKGLAKAWKKEGGKVAHLTMYGINIDEAAERLRKEERILVIIGAEKVPREAYELADYNIAIGNQPHSEIAALAIFLDRMFKGKQLKKELAGGRLKIVPAARGKQVREIK; encoded by the coding sequence ATGAAAGTCTCGGTGCTGAGGATCGGTCATCGGCTTGTCCGCGACGACAGGGTTACGACGCACGCTGCACTCGTCGCAAGGGCGTTTGGCGCAGACAGGATATACATGACAGGTGTCGACCAGTCAGTCAGCGACACAGTTGCAGGCGTCACCAAGAGGTGGGGCGGCAAGTTTGAGGTTCAAGTCATACAGGACTGGAAGGGGCTTGCAAAGGCGTGGAAAAAGGAGGGCGGCAAGGTGGCTCATCTCACGATGTATGGCATCAACATCGACGAGGCTGCCGAGCGCCTGCGCAAGGAGGAGAGGATTCTGGTCATAATAGGAGCGGAGAAGGTGCCGCGGGAAGCGTACGAGCTTGCTGACTATAACATCGCTATCGGCAACCAGCCCCATTCTGAAATCGCGGCGCTTGCGATCTTTCTTGACAGGATGTTCAAGGGCAAGCAGCTGAAGAAAGAGCTCGCCGGCGGCCGGCTGAAGATAGTGCCGGCTGCAAGGGGCAAGCAGGTCAGGGAGATCAAGTAA
- a CDS encoding M1 family aminopeptidase, producing the protein MSSAASSAYPTMHTTHGEDDARKKFELPGSRPHYPPSLLFTITHMRLAIEPDLQERSISCEQKLSITILHDTDTIELDAAELQIKSVSAASKLEFRSLDDKLAVKLGRIIKEGSKIELAIAYSAKPRQGFYFVAPDKHYPDKHLEAWTQGETTQAKHWFPCIDHPQVKFSSEISVTVQSGFTAISNGRLQRVEQRGNKKQVFHWLESNPHPAYLASVVVGKYAEIKDGSLQYYVPPERKADAPRTFDQTPKMIKFFEEYLGTKYPYEKYAQVAVQDFIYGGMENSSCTTLTLDTLHDKKAHVDFTSDYLISHELAHQWFGDLVTCRDWQHIWLNEGFATYCEALYWEASRGNDEFQYYVMQTADDYFEEAGTRYTRPIVTKVYKHPDDLFDRHTYEKGGCVLHMLRHHVGDKYFRRSLKTYLQRFANSTAETDDLRKIFELETGKSLQQFFDQWIFREGHPELKVDFSQDGDIAKIKVEQVQAGDPFEFALDVNLAFARGKKTRYTFKISEKESVFQIPVDSEVEWFSVDPEFKILKTISIRAPKEMLVRQLRDGDTVIERVEAARALKDKSSDAVIDALKDAVLHDKFWGVAAEAAKALGAIRTDYAYEALKGCLLVKHPKARRAVVKAIGEFKKEETLELLKPVLQKDESYFVESEAATAIGKTKSRQAIAILKKAAATETFQNVVAQGAIAGLKEFAGDKDIADFLVEKSKYGNYHRVREAATFALGKFADNHAVFDHLKSLLTDRWFRVRINACRALADAELTKAIPDLTWVAEHDLDHRVRRVADECINIIKEATKKPKEVAQMREELDRVKSKNLELLQKVDRLERELR; encoded by the coding sequence TTGTCAAGCGCTGCGAGTAGCGCTTACCCCACAATGCACACCACTCACGGCGAGGACGATGCCCGCAAAAAGTTCGAGCTGCCCGGCAGCAGGCCGCATTACCCCCCGTCGCTTCTGTTTACCATCACCCACATGCGCCTTGCAATAGAGCCTGACCTGCAGGAGCGCTCGATCAGCTGCGAGCAGAAGTTATCGATCACGATCCTGCACGACACGGACACGATAGAGCTTGACGCGGCAGAGCTGCAGATCAAGTCGGTTTCTGCCGCAAGCAAGCTGGAATTCCGCAGCCTTGACGATAAATTGGCAGTCAAGCTTGGAAGGATAATAAAGGAGGGGAGCAAGATCGAGCTTGCGATCGCATACAGCGCCAAGCCGCGCCAAGGGTTCTATTTCGTCGCGCCAGACAAGCATTACCCTGACAAGCACTTGGAGGCGTGGACGCAGGGCGAAACCACCCAAGCAAAGCACTGGTTCCCCTGCATAGACCACCCGCAGGTGAAATTTTCAAGCGAGATTTCAGTCACCGTCCAGTCAGGGTTTACCGCGATCTCTAACGGCAGGCTGCAAAGAGTGGAGCAGCGGGGCAACAAAAAGCAGGTCTTCCACTGGTTAGAATCGAACCCTCATCCGGCATACCTTGCATCGGTGGTAGTCGGCAAGTACGCCGAGATAAAGGACGGCAGCTTGCAGTACTATGTACCACCAGAGAGAAAGGCGGACGCGCCAAGGACGTTTGACCAGACGCCCAAGATGATTAAGTTCTTTGAAGAGTACCTCGGCACCAAATACCCGTACGAAAAATACGCGCAGGTGGCCGTGCAGGACTTTATATATGGCGGCATGGAAAATTCCAGCTGCACGACACTGACGCTTGACACGCTGCATGACAAAAAGGCGCATGTTGATTTTACGAGTGACTATCTGATATCGCACGAGCTGGCGCATCAGTGGTTTGGCGACCTTGTGACGTGCAGGGACTGGCAACACATCTGGCTCAACGAAGGCTTTGCGACCTACTGCGAGGCTCTGTACTGGGAGGCGAGCAGGGGCAACGACGAATTTCAATATTACGTGATGCAGACTGCCGACGACTATTTCGAGGAGGCCGGGACAAGGTACACCCGGCCCATCGTCACAAAAGTCTACAAGCACCCTGATGACCTCTTTGACAGGCACACGTACGAAAAAGGTGGCTGCGTGCTCCACATGCTCAGGCATCACGTGGGCGACAAGTACTTTAGAAGATCGCTCAAGACCTACCTCCAGCGCTTTGCCAACAGCACTGCAGAGACTGACGACCTTCGCAAGATCTTTGAGCTTGAAACGGGCAAGAGCCTGCAGCAATTCTTTGACCAGTGGATCTTTAGGGAAGGCCACCCGGAGCTCAAGGTCGATTTTTCCCAAGACGGTGATATTGCCAAGATAAAGGTGGAGCAAGTGCAAGCCGGGGATCCCTTTGAGTTTGCGCTGGACGTCAATCTTGCGTTTGCAAGGGGCAAAAAGACCCGCTACACTTTCAAAATATCTGAAAAAGAGAGCGTGTTCCAGATCCCAGTGGACAGCGAAGTCGAATGGTTTTCTGTCGACCCCGAGTTCAAGATCTTGAAAACAATATCGATCAGGGCGCCAAAGGAGATGCTTGTCAGGCAGCTCCGCGACGGCGACACTGTCATAGAGCGAGTCGAGGCGGCCCGCGCCCTCAAGGACAAATCATCCGATGCAGTCATTGACGCTCTGAAAGACGCGGTTCTGCACGACAAGTTCTGGGGAGTGGCCGCCGAAGCAGCAAAGGCGCTTGGCGCGATAAGGACCGACTATGCTTATGAGGCTCTGAAAGGATGCCTATTGGTAAAGCATCCAAAGGCAAGGCGCGCCGTCGTAAAGGCGATAGGCGAGTTCAAGAAGGAAGAGACGCTGGAACTTCTAAAGCCCGTGCTGCAAAAGGACGAGAGCTACTTTGTCGAGTCGGAGGCTGCGACTGCGATCGGCAAGACAAAGAGCAGGCAGGCTATTGCGATATTGAAAAAGGCGGCTGCCACCGAGACCTTTCAGAATGTCGTCGCACAGGGCGCGATAGCGGGATTGAAAGAGTTTGCCGGCGACAAGGACATTGCTGACTTTTTAGTTGAAAAGAGCAAATACGGAAACTACCACAGAGTGAGAGAGGCTGCCACATTTGCCCTTGGCAAGTTTGCAGACAACCACGCTGTCTTTGATCATTTGAAATCATTGCTGACTGATCGGTGGTTCAGGGTACGCATCAACGCGTGCAGGGCCCTTGCAGACGCGGAGCTGACAAAGGCGATCCCCGATCTTACGTGGGTAGCCGAGCATGACCTTGACCACAGGGTTAGGAGGGTGGCCGATGAGTGCATAAATATAATCAAGGAAGCAACAAAGAAGCCAAAGGAAGTCGCCCAGATGAGAGAAGAGCTTGACAGGGTCAAGTCAAAGAACCTAGAGCTCCTGCAAAAGGTGGACAGGCTAGAGCGCGAGCTACGCTAG
- a CDS encoding restriction endonuclease produces the protein MGARPVGAKADNPREGKKGADGSIDGWLRDDEKIESIVVQVKSGHVSVKDIRELTAVVAKQRAAIGIFITLSEPTSEMIKEVKATDPYVMKTWNHKYPKIQILTIEQLLRGIRADIPPTSSAFEQALIAKRHQARRTSDLMICNHNTSNR, from the coding sequence ATTGGAGCTCGACCGGTAGGCGCAAAAGCCGACAATCCTAGAGAAGGTAAGAAAGGTGCGGATGGGAGCATTGATGGATGGCTTAGAGATGATGAAAAAATAGAAAGCATAGTTGTTCAAGTCAAAAGCGGTCATGTTAGCGTGAAGGACATTAGAGAGCTAACAGCCGTTGTTGCAAAGCAAAGAGCAGCAATCGGAATATTCATCACACTTTCAGAACCAACAAGCGAAATGATAAAGGAAGTCAAAGCAACTGATCCTTATGTAATGAAAACTTGGAATCATAAATATCCAAAAATCCAGATACTAACAATTGAACAGTTGCTCAGAGGTATCAGGGCAGACATTCCGCCTACTTCAAGTGCATTCGAACAGGCTCTCATTGCCAAGAGGCATCAAGCAAGGCGAACTTCTGATTTGATGATATGCAATCATAACACATCAAATAGATAG
- a CDS encoding IS1 family transposase yields the protein MSKPFFIQTPINQSIIDAKKLGKIVCQRCGSENYERSGIRHNKKAGDIQRYICKDCHYRFTFNPAFENAKASARVISAAIDLYFKGMSFRKISEHLQSEGTEINYASVCRWIRKFNKVVQPYVDSFVPSQLSGVYHVNECFCTSETKRTMPI from the coding sequence TTGAGCAAGCCATTCTTTATCCAGACACCGATTAACCAAAGCATCATTGACGCAAAGAAGCTCGGCAAGATAGTATGCCAAAGATGTGGAAGTGAGAATTATGAGAGAAGTGGCATTAGGCACAACAAGAAAGCAGGAGATATCCAGCGTTATATCTGCAAGGATTGTCACTACAGATTTACATTCAATCCAGCTTTTGAAAATGCGAAAGCGTCTGCTAGAGTAATCAGCGCAGCCATTGACCTCTATTTTAAAGGCATGTCATTTCGCAAGATATCTGAGCATTTGCAATCAGAGGGAACAGAAATCAATTATGCCAGTGTTTGCCGCTGGATAAGGAAATTCAACAAAGTGGTTCAACCTTATGTTGACAGCTTTGTTCCTAGCCAATTAAGCGGTGTTTATCACGTCAATGAATGCTTTTGCACGTCAGAAACGAAAAGAACGATGCCAATATGA
- a CDS encoding site-specific DNA-methyltransferase, with translation MMEEDARGRIVVPKGGGVPRHKHYLDEQEGVPVDDIWDDIDYVKGSERLGYPTQKLLELVERIINTSTYKGDWVLDPFCGCGTATTAAEKLGRHWIGIDITWLAINLVKNRIKAMFPDAKFDLEGEPKDIGAAKELAKNRYQFQ, from the coding sequence ATGATGGAAGAGGATGCAAGAGGGAGAATAGTCGTTCCAAAAGGTGGAGGAGTACCAAGGCACAAGCATTATCTTGACGAGCAAGAAGGAGTACCAGTAGATGACATATGGGATGATATCGATTACGTGAAAGGCTCAGAACGACTTGGCTATCCGACACAAAAACTATTGGAGCTAGTTGAGAGAATCATAAACACATCAACGTATAAAGGAGATTGGGTTTTAGATCCGTTTTGTGGCTGCGGAACCGCAACAACGGCAGCAGAAAAACTTGGAAGGCATTGGATTGGGATAGACATCACATGGCTTGCAATCAATCTAGTCAAGAACCGAATTAAAGCGATGTTTCCTGATGCAAAGTTTGATCTTGAAGGAGAACCGAAAGATATTGGCGCAGCAAAAGAACTAGCAAAGAATCGATATCAATTCCAGTGA
- a CDS encoding phosphate uptake regulator PhoU, whose product MENNNSEGNSNGENLLQGEETRKLQYTGGSSYIVSLPKKWIQDLGLKQGDHVVILRQGNSVLQIAPASKRMAKEQKEATIEVGKDNNPYFIARKLIALYFLGFNVITIVPKEDRLLVEQREVIKSIVRRVLMGTEIIADSATGITLQVLINLLDLSVDAAFKRMLLIAKSMYRDTLLALKENNVELAEEVVKSDDEVDRFSFYIVRQLKIAIKNEHLLKEIGLEEPRNCLGYRLIAKSVERVADHAVIIAKDIMENPHPLNKDIVEKIAGMSYFALEVLDDACLSMFKRDYEAADRAIEKARKIDEVEKIILKAVSEPRDVSELYRIKLITENIRRVAEYASDIAEIVLNMTVQQTLRKG is encoded by the coding sequence ATGGAAAACAACAATAGCGAAGGCAACAGCAACGGCGAAAATCTGTTGCAGGGCGAAGAGACAAGAAAATTGCAATACACCGGCGGCTCTTCTTACATTGTGTCTTTACCAAAGAAATGGATTCAGGACCTTGGCCTCAAGCAGGGGGACCATGTCGTCATTTTAAGGCAGGGCAACTCTGTTCTGCAGATAGCGCCGGCTTCAAAGAGGATGGCAAAGGAGCAAAAGGAGGCCACAATTGAGGTAGGCAAGGATAACAACCCATATTTTATCGCACGCAAGCTGATCGCGCTGTATTTTCTAGGCTTTAACGTAATCACGATCGTGCCAAAAGAAGACAGGTTGCTTGTGGAGCAGAGAGAGGTTATCAAGAGCATTGTCCGGCGTGTCCTCATGGGTACCGAGATAATCGCAGACTCGGCCACCGGCATTACGCTTCAAGTGCTGATAAACCTACTCGATCTGTCTGTGGACGCCGCGTTCAAGCGCATGCTGCTTATTGCAAAGTCGATGTACCGCGACACGCTCCTTGCACTCAAGGAAAACAATGTAGAGCTTGCAGAGGAAGTGGTCAAGTCCGACGACGAAGTTGACAGGTTCAGCTTTTACATCGTAAGGCAGTTAAAGATAGCGATCAAGAACGAGCACCTGCTTAAGGAGATAGGGCTTGAAGAGCCGCGCAATTGCCTTGGCTACAGGCTGATAGCCAAGTCAGTCGAGCGCGTAGCGGACCACGCAGTCATTATTGCCAAGGACATCATGGAGAACCCGCATCCGCTCAACAAGGACATTGTGGAAAAGATAGCTGGCATGAGCTATTTTGCACTGGAAGTGCTAGACGACGCCTGCCTGTCGATGTTCAAGCGCGACTATGAAGCGGCTGACAGGGCGATTGAAAAGGCGCGCAAGATAGACGAGGTGGAAAAGATCATACTGAAGGCGGTGTCCGAGCCCCGCGACGTCAGCGAGCTTTACAGGATCAAGCTGATAACAGAGAATATCCGCAGGGTGGCCGAGTACGCAAGCGACATCGCAGAGATTGTGCTCAACATGACAGTGCAGCAGACGCTGAGAAAAGGCTAA
- a CDS encoding multiprotein bridging factor aMBF1 — protein MSYCELCGRQTMEKKMVIVDGTVFNVCIACSKHGKPYAPAQVAAAKKKKPMAVIRQQKKIGLADATVLTPDFARLIREARMKMGLTHEQLGMKMNEKAQLLRKFETGALKPDELFAKKLERYLGIKLYVSAEGSGDDNEE, from the coding sequence ATGTCGTATTGCGAGCTTTGTGGACGCCAAACCATGGAGAAGAAAATGGTAATAGTTGACGGCACTGTGTTCAACGTTTGCATTGCGTGCTCAAAGCACGGCAAGCCATACGCGCCTGCTCAGGTGGCAGCGGCCAAGAAGAAAAAGCCGATGGCTGTTATAAGGCAGCAGAAAAAGATTGGGCTTGCGGACGCGACAGTACTCACCCCGGATTTTGCAAGGCTTATCAGGGAAGCCCGGATGAAGATGGGCCTCACACATGAGCAGCTAGGTATGAAGATGAACGAAAAGGCGCAGCTGCTGAGAAAGTTCGAGACAGGTGCGCTCAAGCCGGACGAGCTATTTGCAAAAAAGCTGGAGCGCTACCTTGGGATCAAGCTGTATGTTAGCGCAGAGGGCAGCGGCGATGATAATGAGGAGTAG
- a CDS encoding DNA methyltransferase encodes MATRLIELHCVLKPTGSLWLHCDPNSSHYLKLMLDGIFEPHNFRNEIIWRRSHPKGHAFTRFASNHDTLH; translated from the coding sequence ATGGCAACGAGGCTGATTGAACTCCATTGTGTTCTCAAGCCTACAGGCTCTCTCTGGCTACACTGTGATCCAAATTCCAGTCACTACCTGAAATTGATGTTAGATGGAATCTTTGAACCTCATAACTTCCGCAATGAGATAATCTGGAGAAGATCACATCCAAAGGGTCACGCATTCACCCGCTTTGCAAGCAATCATGACACACTACACTAG